The following coding sequences lie in one Cloeon dipterum chromosome 1, ieCloDipt1.1, whole genome shotgun sequence genomic window:
- the LOC135948594 gene encoding lectin subunit alpha-like: protein MIFKISLLLSFIILQASANERVNIGGKEYFISTDELTWTKAADACHAMQMKMYAIESDEENTVVFDYLNTNGYDSIYLWTGGKELNDTATTDGIWTWVDLDLTFGFTDWASTRPNPFARHFCVYLSTWSSYWLDGDCGATNKYICETY, encoded by the exons ATGATCTTCAAAATCAGCCTCCTCTTGTCCTTTATCATTCTccag GCTTCGGCGAATGAGAGGGTGAATATTGGGGGAAAGGAATACTTTATATCCACTGATGAG CTAACTTGGACAAAAGCTGCGGACGCGTGCCATGCGATGCAGATGAAAATGTACGCGATCGAGTCTGACGAAGAGAACACGGTGGTATTCGATTACCTGAACACAAACG GTTACGACAGCATTTATCTTTGGACGGGAGGAAAGGAACTCAACGACACTGCAACCACCGACGGCATCTGGACGTGGGTCGACCTAGACCTTACGTTTGGCTTCACCGACTGGGCAAGCACGCGGCCTAACCCATTTGCTAGGCACTTCTGTGTTTATCTTTCTACGTGGTCCAGTTACTGGCTTGATGGCGACTGCGGTGCTACgaacaaatatatttgtgaGACGTACTGA